The Verrucomicrobiales bacterium sequence CAGTCGTTGCTGTGACCCAGGTGATACTTAACATCCCCGCGGCCCCGATAGAGCTGAGGGTCCTTGTCGGCGAACTCGCGGAAAATCTGTCGGACGCTCTTGCCCATGATGTTCGCGAGAACGTTGAGACGTCCCCGGTGGGCCATGCCGAAAATGATTTCTTTGACGCCCTGCTCGGCGGATTTCTCGATCGCCAAGTCGAGGAAGGGGATGAGGCTTTCGCACCCCTCGAGCGAGAAGCTCTTGGCACCCACGAATTTCTTCCGGATGAACTCTTCGAAGATCGTGGCGTCCGTCAGCCGGGTCAAGATGCGGAGCTGTTCCGGGCGGGTGAGCTGGAGGCGGTTTTCGGTGCCTTCCATCCGCCGTTGGAGCCAGCGACGGAGCTCGATGTCGTCGATGTGCATGTACTCCACCCCGATCGAGCGCGTGTAGGTGTTGCGGAGCTTCTCCATCAGCCCCCCCAGCGTCAAACGGCCGGAGTGCTGGAAGGTGTGGATGTGGACCCGGCGATTCATTTCGTCGGGAGTGAAGCCAAAGTAGTCGTTGCTCAGCTCCTGAGGGGAAAATCGTGGGAGCCCCAGGGGGTCCACCTTGGCCAGGTAGTGGCCGCGGACCCGATAGTTTCGAACCAGCTGTTCCACGCGGTTCTGGAAGTCGGCCAGCTTAACCTGGTCGATGGGTGTCTCTTCATCGGCCGACCGGGCGGAGGGCGGACTAAAGACGCTGCGGACGGGAAAGCTGGGGCCCAGGGTGCGGCGATCCGGCCAAGCGTCGCCGTTGATCTGCGTCGCAAAGTATTGATGCCATTCTTGAGGGACTGAGCTCGGATCGCGCTGATAGGCTTCGAAGAGCTCCTCCACGTAGGCTAGGTTGACTGCGCTGGGACTACTTGCGACATCACTCATAACAGTTCGGCCGTGCTTAGAACCGCGTCAATTGCTCGAGCTCTTTCACACGCTTGTTGATCTCTTTGCGGGTGGCTCGAGTGGTTCGGGTGAGGCCGAAACCTTCGCAGCAGATCGATGCTACGACGCTGCCGTGGATCATGGCTCGACGAAGATTTTTTTCTGCGGCTCCTCGGTTGGAGGCTAGGTATCCCATCAGGGCACCGACGAAGCTGTCGCCTGCGCCGGTTGGATCCACCACCTTGCGCAACGGATAGGCGGGGCACACGAACAGACCATCCCGATTGGAAAGGATGGAGCCGTGCTCCCCTTTTTTGATGATGACGTGTTTGGGTCCCAGCTTGTGAATGCGCTTGGCCGCCTCGATGGTGTTGTCAGACGAGGTTAGCTGGTGCGCTTCGCTGTCGTTCAGCACGAGCGCGTCGATGCGCTTGAGCAGCTTCAGCAGGTCGTCCAGGGCGATGTTCAACCAAAGATCCATCGTGTCGGCGATGACGAACTTCGGCTTCCACATCTGGTCCAGGACATGGTGCTGCAGGGCCGGGGCGATGTTCGCCAACAGAAGGTAGGGGGTGGATTTGTGGGTGTCGGGGAGGGAGGGGGAGAACTTTTCGAACACGCCTAGCTCGGTGGCCAGGGTGCGACGGTTGTTCATGTTGACCTCATACTCTCCCGACCAATGAAAGGTCTTGCCCTCTTCGATTTGGAGGCCGGCCAGATCGATTCCGTGCTTTCGGTATAGGGCGATGTACTTCTTGGGAAAATCATGCCCCACCACCCCTACCATTTTGACCGGGGAAAAGAAACTTGCCGCCACGGCCGCGTGGCTGGCTGACCCTCCGAGTAGACGGGGATTCTCCGCTTTGGGGGTTTTGATGGAATCGAGGGCGGTTGAACCGACTATCAAGACGCTCATGTGTTGTTAGCTGAGTTGCTGAAAATCGCGCTGTGCTTTCCGTTCGCGGCCTCACCCAGTTCAGGGCGATCCGATGGCGGAAGCTAGGCGGTTCTTGAACATCTGACAAGCTTGGGTGATGTCAGGGGCATTCAGGATGGCCGAGACCACACAGATTCGGGTGGCCCCAGCTTCAACCACTTCGGGAAGGTTCTCGAGGGTGATTCCGCCAATTGCAAACCACGGCAGAGTTACGTGGATGCCGGCCCAACGGACGTATTCTAAGGTCACAGGGTGAGCTGTAGGCTTCGTTCCGGTGCGATAAATCGGTCCTATAGCGATATAGTCGGGTCCGGCAGCGATTGCGCGTTTCGCCTGTTCGGGGGCATGGGTGCTGAGGCCGAAACGGACACCTTTGGCGCTGGCGGCGAGTTCTTGAATCTGGGCTTTGCCGCTCTCAAAAAAATCTTCTTGGCCAAGGTGACAATACTCCGCCCCGACATCGACGGCGATATCGGGATAATCGTTGATGACCAATGCTACCCCAGCGGCCCGGGTGATCGGTTGGATCTCCTCGGCCATTGCGCGGACTTGGGACTCGGGGAGGCCTTTAGCTCGAAGTTGGATCAAGTCGGAGCCCCCATCGCACAGCGCTTGCGCGACCGCCCGAGGTGAGCGGCCGTGCAGATAGGCGGCATCCACGAAAGTGTAGAGCGAGACGCGGGGGATCATGATGGCGTTGGCTATGGACTGCGGAGACATGTCTCCGCTTTTCCTGCGCAGGGCGGAGTGGCTGCCGGTGTGCCCATTGTAAACGACTCTCTTGGAGGGGCTAAACTAGGGCGAAGGAAAAGCGGTGTCATGCCACCGCAGTCCATAGAGCTATTAGGCTCGATCCTCGAACAACTCGCGGCGAGCACCGCCCAGCAGCTGTTCGATGAAGTTGGTGGAATACACGCCTCGGCGGAAGTTGGGGTCCTGGAGGATCGCCTGTTCGAAGGGGATCGTGGTTTTGACACCCGTGATCATGTATTCGCTGAGCGCTCGGCTCATCTTGTCCATGGCGTCGCGGCGGTCCCGTCCATAGGTGATCAGTTTCCCAATCATCGAGTCGTAGTGGGGAGGGATGGTGTAGCCGGCATAAGCATGGCTATCGACGCGAACCCCGCGTCCACCGGGGGCGTAATACATCTCGATTCGGCCCGGGGATGGACGGAAGTCATCGAATGGATCCTCCGCATTGATGCGGCATTCGATGGCATGACCCTTGAAGACGATGTCGCTCTGGGACAAGCGCAGCGGCTCGCCCATGGCGATCATAATCTGCTGTTTGACCAGGTCGACGCCGGTGACTTCCTCGGTGATCGGATGCTCCACCTGGATTCGCTTGTTGACCTCGAGGAAGTAGAAATTCCCCTTTTCGTCCACGACGAACTCCACGGTTCCGGCATTGGAATACTGGGCAACTTCGGCGATGCGAACCGCCGCTTTGCCCATCTTCTTGCGCAGGTCTTTGAACTTGTTTTCGATCAGCGGGGACGGGGTTTCCTCGACGACTTTCTGGTTCCGTCGCTGGATCGAGCAATCACGCTCGCCGAGGTGGATGATATTCCCGCGGTTGTCCCCCAGGATCTGAAACTCGATATGGTGAGGGTTCTCGATGAACTTCTCGATGTAGACCCCTGAGTTGCCGAAGGCTTTTTCCGCCTCGGTCCGGGCTGTGTGATACCCTTTGACCAGCGAAATATCGTTGTGGGCTACTCGCATGCCCCGTCCACCGCCCCCGGCGATGGCCTTGATCATGACCGGATAGCCAATTTTCTTCGCAATCGTGAGGGCATCGGCCTCGTTTTCGACCAAACCTTCCGATCCAGGAGGGCAGGGCACCCCGGCCTTGCGGGCCAGATTCCGGCTGGTGGCCTTGTTTTCCAGCGCGTTCATGGCGCGCGAGCTGGGCCCGATGAAGCGGATGTTGCAGCTCTCGCAGACCTCGGCGAAATGGGCGTTTTCGGAAAGGAAGCCGTATCCGGGGTGAATGGCGTCCACGTCCGCGATCTCCGCAGCGCTGATGATGCGATCGATCCGGAGGTAGCTTTCGGAACTGGGGTTCTTGCCAATGCAGATGGCTTCGTCGGCCAGTTGCACATGGATCGAGTTGGCATCTGCCTCGGAGTAGACCGCGACGGTCTTAATGTTTAACTCTTTGCAGGCACGGATGATCCGAACGGCAATTTCCCCGCGGTTGGCTACCAGGATTTTCTCGAACATGGAACGGGCTCGGTTAGCGGATGGGGCTGGCTGGGGAGCCTTGTCATAAGGAACCCCACTTCCCCGCGAATCTTTACAGTGGCCGGATCTTGAACAGCGGTTGGTTAAATTCCACCGGCTTGGCGTTGTCGAGCATCACCTGGGTGATCACTCCGCGGACCTCAGCCTTGATCTCGTTCATGACCTTCATGGCCTCGATAATGCAGACCACGGTGTCAGGATTAACCTCGGATCCGACCTCCACATAGGAACCTGATTCCGGGGACGGGGAGCGGTAAAAGGTGCCGATCATGGGGGACTTAATCTCGGCCTCGTCGCTGGAGGCGGCGGGAGCCGGAGCGGAGGACGGTAGGGCTTGATGGCCCCCTCCGCCGGTAGGAAGGTAGGTGAAGCTCGTATCTTCAGCGCTTTGGCCTAAACCGCGCTTGAGCTTAACCTTAAAGTCCTGCCGTTCCAGTTCGAACTCGGAGATCGAGTTCTTCTTCATCAGTTCGATGATCGCCTTGATATCCTTTAGGTCCACGATAGGCCCTCCCGGTTGGCGGCGACTTTTGTCGGTAAGCTTCTTGTCGGTAAGCTGGATAGTCTATTCATCAAAGTAAACCAGGCCAGTGTCGATCCTCGACCCTGCCGGTAGTGATCTGCGATTGGGGCGGACGTTAGGGAGCGTGATTGCAACCGTCAAGCAGTAAAAAATCCTGCCCAGCAACGGGGATAGTTCCCTGAATCTGCCTGAATTACCTTGAAAGATCCCGGAGTTAAGCCGTGTTTTTCGCTCCGATAATGTTAACGGCCGCTTCCAGGCCGAGAACGTAGGAGTGAGGACCGAAACCGGCGATTTGACCGCGGCAAACGGCTGCGATCAGGGAGCGGTGGCGGAATTCCTCGCGGGCGTGGATGTTGGAAAGATGGACTTCGACGGTCGGGAGTCCGCTTCCGGCGATGGCGTCGCGGAGCGCGACGCTGGTGTGGGTGTAGGCACCGGCATTCAGCACCAGGGCCGCGTGGGTTTCTCTCGATTCATGAATCCAATCGATGAGTTGTCCTTCGTGGTTAGTCTGCCGGAAGTCGATCTCGACGTTCAGGGCCTTGGCTCGATCCGACATCAACGCTTCGATCTGCGCGAGTGTGGTTCGTCCGTAGACACCCGGCTCGCGCAAGCCCAGGAGGTTGAGATTCGGTCCGTTGAGCACCAGGACTTTCATTGGTGCCGGATGCTAGACCGCCGGTCTCAGCCCCTGCAAGCGGGTTTCACAACGTCCCGAACCGTCGGAGCAGGGCATCGATGGACCGATAATCCTCTCCGACGGAGAAAACCCGGTCAGCCAGGTCGTTGAGGGCCTGCCGAGCTTGATGGAAGTGGGCTCCCAGGTTGTCGAACACCTCAGCGAGGTGATAACGCTCGGCCAGTCGATGGTGACTGGCCTCACGAAAGCTGGATTGTCCTAGAGATTCGTAATAATCGAGGCCGGGGAATCCCCGCGATTCGCACCGGCTGCGAATTCGGCTCGGGAACACCCCGGTCATAAAGAGTGATTGGTTGCCCATATGGGCCCGAATCAAGAATTGGCTGAGGTCATCGGCCTCCTTCAACGCCGCCAGCATCTCAAAGAAGTATTCCATGGGCTGGCCCGTGGGGGATGATTTGATGTGGAGGCGATCCGCGCGTGAGAACTCGCTCAGCACCTCTGCTATATAGTCCGCGACCTCCCGTTCCTGGATCCCTGCCCGTCGGAGGGCATGCCTGACCAGGATGTAAAAGTAACAATGGGAGGAGATCCGGAGACAGCCCCGTAAATCCATCAGGGCTTGCAGCAGGGCTTCGTTGTCCAAGAGCACATCCCGCGATGCTTCGTCGGCCAGAAGCTCGGTCAGGCAGCTGGCCCGCTCGCTGTCTCGATTTCCGTCCCGGTCCAATACCTTCGTAATGAACTCGACATCTTCCGCAGTGAACTGCACCCGGCAGTTCGGCGTGATCACCTTCATAGGCGCCTGGTTCCCAATCAACGAGCAGAACTGGCTACTCTTCCCAGACCGGCCATCCGCAGGGCGTCCGCCCAAGAGGACCCCTCTGGCCGATCCTGATGGGTTATCGACCTGATTCCAGGTCGGTAAACCAAAACCTGATGGCACCCTAAGCTAGTTTCTTAGGAATATCAAATGGGGGGTGAATCTAGCTTCGTTTGGGCAAAGATCCGATGTGCAGCGGAGATGAGCTTGGCTACGGGTGTGATTACAATTGGGTGAGAAAGGTGGGGAAATCGCGACAGGCACGCGGGCTTATACCGGGCTTTCAGCCCTGGATGGGGAAAAGGATGTTTACCTGGGGTTGTCACACCAGGCTGGGATAGCACGCACCGTTGGTGCTTAAGCCCTACGAGCCCACGACCCAATACCAAACCTAGCCTAGGCCATTCAGCCCCGATTCGAATGGAGTTGAGCAGTAGTGTCGGTGTACGCGGGCCACAGGCCCAGCACCATCCCAGCCTCGGGTGACAACCCCAGGTCTCGTCACCCCACAAACGCTAAGGGCTGAAAGCCCGTACCATTTCAGGGAGTTACCGGCTGAATATAACCTGAATCTCGCCCGGTTCTGATCCCACCTCCTAGCCTCCCCCTTCCGGAGATTGCCTAGTGGGTCACTCCAGTCCATCCTGGCTCCTCGTCCGTCCGGCCACGGCCGTTGATCGGGCTTACTCGAGATGACCCTCAAACTGCCATTCGACAACGGCAACTCCGGCCGCGCCCAAGTGGTCGAGCGGATCCGACCCAAGTTGGCCTGGTTAGCCCAACGGGGGGTGTATCTGGGCACCTCCTCCTGGAAATACGCTGGCTGGATTGGGCAGCTGTATGAGGAGGCGCGATATGTCTATCGAGGGCGGTTTTCCGATGCCCGGTTTCAGCGGATGTGCCTGAGCGAATATGCTGAGGTCTTCAAGAGCGTGGGGGTGGATGCGGCCTACTATGCCTTTCCCACGCGTGATCAGCTAACGGGCTGGATGGACAGCGTTCCCCCTGATTTTCGGTTTTCTTTCAAAGTGACCGACGACATCACCCTGAAACGGTTTCCCAACCTCCCACGCTTTGGGCACCGGGCGGGGAAACCGAATCCTGACTTTCTGAACGCGGCCAAGTTTGAGGAGCTTTTCTTGGGGCCCTGCGCAGAATTTCGGGATCGGGTGGGGGTGCTGATGTTTGAGTTCACTCGCTTTCACGCTTCGGACTTTCTGCGCGGCCGCGATTTTGTGGACGCGTTGGATGAATTCTTGAAGCGGCTGCCTGCTGGATGGGATTACGGAGTCGAGATCCGCAACGCGACCTTCTTACAGCCCGAGTATTTTCAGATGTTGGCCCAGCGGGGGGTGGCCCCGGTTTTCAATAGCTGGGAAGCCATGCCTCCCCTCGCCGAACAGATGGCAATCGCCAGTGCGTTCGCTTATCCAGAGGTTGCAGCGGCGCGACTGCTGTTGAAGCCAGGTCGGGCCTACGCCGATGCGGTTGCCCGCTTCAGCCCCTATGCCGAGCTTAAAGAGGCCTACCCGGAGGCCCGGCTGGCTGCCGCCGGGCTGATTCAGCGGACGGTGAAGGAGGGTAAGCCCAAGAGATCCTATCTTTACGTCAATAATCGATTGGAAGGCAATGCCATCCAGACGATTGATGCCATTCTTGAGCAGTCTCAGGTGCCCGGAAACCCGGGCGGCTGATCTCTGGCTGTAGGCCCGGACTTACTTCTTCTTCTCCGACTTGGGCTTAGTCGCAGCCGGAGCGGGAGCCGCCGGCGTCGGGGTGCTGCTGCTGCTGCTGGAAGCGGCCGAGCTAGCGGGTTTGTCGGAGCTGCTGCTGGAGGTCGAACTCGAGCTGCTGGAGGAAGCGGTTGAATCCTTCTTCGCGCCATCTTTGTAGTTCTGGCTGCGGTAATCGGTAATGTAGAAGCCCGTTCCCTTAAAGATAAGGCCCGCCCCCGCACTCAACTGCTTGGACACCTTGCCCTTGCCCCAGGTTTTCTTGGGACAGAGTTCTTTCGGACAAGTCGTGAGCGGCTTCGCGGTCATCGAGTGAAAGAATTCAAACGCATGACCGCATTTGTCACAGACGTATTCGTAAGTCGGCATAAATAAGCTCGAACCTAATACGGGCCTTCCCTCCAAACGTCAAGATTGGGCGTTGGGCAGGGGGGTGGTGAAGTCGCGATGGACTCGGCGGACTTATGCCGGGCTTTCAGCCCTTGATGGGAAGGGGGGATGTTTACCTGGGGTTATCACCCCAGGCTGGGATAGGACGCACCGTTGGTGCTCAAGCGCGACGAGCTTCCGACCCAATACCAATTGCAGCACAGAAGCCTACCCCCACATTCCTATGGGAATCATCACCGGGGCTCAAGCCCGCGGGCCACAGGCCCAGCACCATCCCAGCCTGGGGTGACAACCCCAGGTTTCGTCTCCCCAGACGCGCCTAGGGCTGAAAGCCCGTACCATCACAGGGAATGACCCACTGAATTCGACCCCCGTCTTACCCACTTCTAATCACACCTCTCCCCGACCCGAGCCAGCACTTCTCCTTGAGCTTCGACCTTTATCCTGTTTGTGTAGATAGGAAGGCTCCAACGATGAACCGCTTCTTCTCCACCTCGCGATGGTTGCTACTCTGGATAGGGCTCGCGCTCTGCTGGGGTGGCCTTGAAGCTTCCGCGTGCCGCTACAATGTCCGCGACATCGGGTTCGTCGAGGTCGGGGGGGAGGGATACACCTTGTATGCTTACCTCGATGCCTCCATGCCGCCTGAAGCGATCCGAACGATGAAGGAGCAGGGGGCAGAATTGGAGGTTGAAACGAACCTTCGGTTCGTGGCCGTCGAGGTGGCCTCGGAACCCGATCATCCTGGTCTCAAGTATCGCCCGGTTTCGTCCGTCCCGGGCGTGAGCGTCGGGGCGTTGGTCTCTCCCAGTGGACAGGTTCTTCACGTCCCTTTCCCGCCCTTCGATTCTCGGTTCTCGGCAGCTTGGGCAGAGTTGCTCAAGGGACTGTGGTCGTCACCCAAGCGCGAGGAGATCGTACGGAGCGTCAGCCAGACCTTCGCGGCAGTTCTGTTGGTGGAGGGGACCCGCCCCGAGGCGAATCGGCGGGCGCGCGAGACGATTCTGGAGGCCATCGCCCAAATCCAGGGGCAGATGAAGTCGCTGCCGAAAGCCATCGCCGAACCGCCCGTTCTGCTGGAGTTGCCCGCATCGGGTCTCACCACGGAGAAGATTCTGCTCTGGAGTCTGGGGCTGGATTCACTGCCGTCGGACCTCCCGATAGCTGCGGTTTTTTACGGCAAGGGCCGATGGATCGGAAATGCGCTGCGAGGTGAGGAAATCTCGTCCGCCAACCTCCTGAAAGTACTCTCCATCATTGGGGCTGATTGCGAGTGTGGCATCGACATCTCGTGGACCCAGGGCGTTCGTTTGCCGCTGCGATGGAGGTCCGACCTGCAATCCCAATTGGCGCAGAGCCTGGGCTTCGATCCGGAAAATCCACTGGTCCGGATTGAGGCCAGTCGTATTCTAAACAAGCGAGGCACCGGCCAGAGTCCATCTCAGGGGTATCAGGAGGTCACACTCGAGGACGAATCGCCCGCCCAGATAGTAGGTGCTCAGGACGGGCTTTCCTTCGGCTCTGCCGCCGGCCAACCTTCGGCTGCAGTATCCGGCGGCGTGGCTTCGGTGGTCGACCGCGCAACTCAGCGCTCAGAATCGGGGGCAGTGTTGGCTCAGCGGTCGCGGGCGGCGGTGGCTGCCCTCGGTTTAGTCGTGGTTTGCATCGGCGCGGGACTTTTTTTGCGCTTCCGGTTGAAAGATTAGAGGAGTGGGAACCGTAGTGTTAGGTAATGGATGCTCGAGTCGAGCGACTCACCAGAGCATCCCATCACGAATGAAACACTTGATAAGCCATCTAAAAGAACAAGGTTCCTATGAATGCAAATCCTTATCCCAAAGGTCGTTGGACGTCTCCTAAGTTGAACGAAGCGAACCCGGTCCGGCCCTCCCTGATCGATGTCTCGCCTCGCCTCGAGCAGGCGCGTCTGAGCGAGCTTTTCTGGACAACCGAAGAAAGCCCGATCTTCTTTGAAGCGCGGGAGCGGATCGAACGCTTGATCAACGCCGCAACCTCGGCCGCCGCCTAAGCTTAAGGTTATGCCTGCATTGACGCCTCTCACGCCGGGTTCGCGGAGTTGCTCCCTCAGGTCTCCGCTTCCCTTCCTCATTTCGATAGCCTCCGTTCGGTTCCATCAGCGATGGGGACGGCTGGACACCAGACGAGTCGGGATTCGGTTCGATCCCCCCAGGCGACATTTAATCCCTGGTGCCCGGCCCAAGTGTCTTTCGCAGATAGAA is a genomic window containing:
- a CDS encoding bifunctional hydroxymethylpyrimidine kinase/phosphomethylpyrimidine kinase; the encoded protein is MSVLIVGSTALDSIKTPKAENPRLLGGSASHAAVAASFFSPVKMVGVVGHDFPKKYIALYRKHGIDLAGLQIEEGKTFHWSGEYEVNMNNRRTLATELGVFEKFSPSLPDTHKSTPYLLLANIAPALQHHVLDQMWKPKFVIADTMDLWLNIALDDLLKLLKRIDALVLNDSEAHQLTSSDNTIEAAKRIHKLGPKHVIIKKGEHGSILSNRDGLFVCPAYPLRKVVDPTGAGDSFVGALMGYLASNRGAAEKNLRRAMIHGSVVASICCEGFGLTRTTRATRKEINKRVKELEQLTRF
- the thiE gene encoding thiamine phosphate synthase, yielding MIPRVSLYTFVDAAYLHGRSPRAVAQALCDGGSDLIQLRAKGLPESQVRAMAEEIQPITRAAGVALVINDYPDIAVDVGAEYCHLGQEDFFESGKAQIQELAASAKGVRFGLSTHAPEQAKRAIAAGPDYIAIGPIYRTGTKPTAHPVTLEYVRWAGIHVTLPWFAIGGITLENLPEVVEAGATRICVVSAILNAPDITQACQMFKNRLASAIGSP
- the accC gene encoding acetyl-CoA carboxylase biotin carboxylase subunit, encoding MFEKILVANRGEIAVRIIRACKELNIKTVAVYSEADANSIHVQLADEAICIGKNPSSESYLRIDRIISAAEIADVDAIHPGYGFLSENAHFAEVCESCNIRFIGPSSRAMNALENKATSRNLARKAGVPCPPGSEGLVENEADALTIAKKIGYPVMIKAIAGGGGRGMRVAHNDISLVKGYHTARTEAEKAFGNSGVYIEKFIENPHHIEFQILGDNRGNIIHLGERDCSIQRRNQKVVEETPSPLIENKFKDLRKKMGKAAVRIAEVAQYSNAGTVEFVVDEKGNFYFLEVNKRIQVEHPITEEVTGVDLVKQQIMIAMGEPLRLSQSDIVFKGHAIECRINAEDPFDDFRPSPGRIEMYYAPGGRGVRVDSHAYAGYTIPPHYDSMIGKLITYGRDRRDAMDKMSRALSEYMITGVKTTIPFEQAILQDPNFRRGVYSTNFIEQLLGGARRELFEDRA
- the accB gene encoding acetyl-CoA carboxylase biotin carboxyl carrier protein; its protein translation is MDLKDIKAIIELMKKNSISEFELERQDFKVKLKRGLGQSAEDTSFTYLPTGGGGHQALPSSAPAPAASSDEAEIKSPMIGTFYRSPSPESGSYVEVGSEVNPDTVVCIIEAMKVMNEIKAEVRGVITQVMLDNAKPVEFNQPLFKIRPL
- the aroQ gene encoding type II 3-dehydroquinate dehydratase, with the protein product MKVLVLNGPNLNLLGLREPGVYGRTTLAQIEALMSDRAKALNVEIDFRQTNHEGQLIDWIHESRETHAALVLNAGAYTHTSVALRDAIAGSGLPTVEVHLSNIHAREEFRHRSLIAAVCRGQIAGFGPHSYVLGLEAAVNIIGAKNTA
- a CDS encoding DUF72 domain-containing protein; translation: MTLKLPFDNGNSGRAQVVERIRPKLAWLAQRGVYLGTSSWKYAGWIGQLYEEARYVYRGRFSDARFQRMCLSEYAEVFKSVGVDAAYYAFPTRDQLTGWMDSVPPDFRFSFKVTDDITLKRFPNLPRFGHRAGKPNPDFLNAAKFEELFLGPCAEFRDRVGVLMFEFTRFHASDFLRGRDFVDALDEFLKRLPAGWDYGVEIRNATFLQPEYFQMLAQRGVAPVFNSWEAMPPLAEQMAIASAFAYPEVAAARLLLKPGRAYADAVARFSPYAELKEAYPEARLAAAGLIQRTVKEGKPKRSYLYVNNRLEGNAIQTIDAILEQSQVPGNPGG
- a CDS encoding zinc ribbon domain-containing protein, with amino-acid sequence MPTYEYVCDKCGHAFEFFHSMTAKPLTTCPKELCPKKTWGKGKVSKQLSAGAGLIFKGTGFYITDYRSQNYKDGAKKDSTASSSSSSSTSSSSSDKPASSAASSSSSSTPTPAAPAPAATKPKSEKKK